aAAGAGTTCACATATCCAAAAgataaaagtagcagaaatgaggatgttaagatggatgtgcgggcacactaggatggataagattaggaatgggGATATTTGGGAGAGAGTGGGCGTGGCTCCTGTGGATGACAAGGtgtgggaagcgaggcttagatggttcgggcacgtgcggaggaggaGTCTAGATGctccggttaggaggtgtgagcggtgGCTTTGGCAGGTACGAGAAGAaatagagggcggcctaagaagtattggggcgaggtgatcaggcaggacatggcacgacttcagatttccgaggacatggcccttgataggaaggtgtggaggtcgatcaatcgggttgtaggttaggaggtagccGAGCGTTTCTCCTCGCTGCGCCGGCTAGTCTGATAGTGTTTTGTCTAGGACTGCTAGCGGTTTTTGTTGTGTTTCACATTTTTGCTGTCTTTCATATTCTGGCCTTTCCATTTATTTGCCGCTGATACTATTTTTCTGGTTTCTGTTGTTGTTACAGATCTATTGTCTCTGAGTCGAGGGTctcccggaaacagcctctctatcccttcggggtaggggtaaggtctgcgtacactctaccctccccagaccccactaatgtgattctactgggttgttgttgttgttgtatataagGCCCTAGTTGTAAATAAAGGAAATCAAAGCAAGTCCAATTGAAAGCAAACACAACTAAAGAATGGCAAGTCAAATTGAAACAAAAGTCTAAGGGAAAATAACGGAATGGCAGGCAAATACTAGCAAAAAGATATGAATCACCAAAGGCAAGAACGATAGAACCTGGATTAACGTCGAGGATGCCAAGAAGCTGCCGAATGGAGCTTCAcaaaaaaataatactgtgtatatgtataaattaggattaaagctgtgtaaattttgcataaatattttatttgaacccacttgacaactattATTTTACCACTAAATTTatatacttctaagattgaactcacttgcacaaaatcctgggtccgccactgGAGGTATAGACCTGTGGGACGGTCGCCGGTACCAATAAAGCCGTCTGGATTGGGCCTGCCGGTGCCAATAAAACCGCCGGTAGTGCACACCGGAGAGACTGCAGGAATGCTGCTTAACCCACGTCCgcagaagagagagaagagaaaaaagaagaagaaaagagagaCGGAGAATGAAAGAGAAaccgaaagaaaaaaaaataaagaatgggGGCACTGGAGGACAGCGGCAAGCAGACTTACCGGAATCCGACCAGAAAAGCGTGAGAGAAGGAAGAGCAGAAGAAAGGAATCGAGAGGGGAGAGGGTTCAGCAAGAGGAAGAAGGAGGAAAAGGGTAGATGATGCCTGGCCGGAGGCCCGCCGGCGCCGATTGCTACCAGAAAAAGAAGGGGGGAGATAGGAGACGGgtagagagagaaagaaaaggGAAGAAGAGAAAAGATGAAGGAAAGAAAGAGAAGTAGCGAGGGGACTTACCTGTGTATGCCGGCAACGGGATGGCGACGGAGACGGCGAGGGAGGTGAGGCGCTGGTGGTGTTTGATTAGGGCTTTGAccattagagagagagagaggaggataATTTTGCTGTCATATTCATGTTTAAAAACTTGAAACTTTAATTACTTGATTTTTTTTGGTTCTTTGTTGAAGTTTTCTTGATGTGTTTTGAGGGTAGCAGGAGAATAAATATTAACGACAAGGCCACTTCTTTTGTAGGTCCTCAAATGGGAGGACGTCCAAGTAGGAGAACCAAAGGATGGAGAGATCAAGGTGAAAAATAAGGCAATTGGCCTCAACTTCATTGATGTATATTTCCGAAAAGGAGTTTACAAAGCTGCTGCACTTCCCTTTACACCAGGTGTTTATCACTTATCTCTGTCAATTATTTTCTCCATTTTCTTCTTCTATATGATGCTTAAAGGTCTCTTCATGAACTTTTGCGATTGGAAATACGTGTTATATGTGTCAAGATCCTATTTTTAAATTGAAGACATACATTAAACCCCCTTCTCAATTGTAGGCATCCATTAATTTGAATATCTTCTGCTGGTTATGATTAACTTTAGAACTGCAACATATGCAAAAAGAAAAGCCTGCATCTGCTTTGGCATGAATTTCTCCACTACGCATGGGATGATATGTTGTTTATTGAAAGTTAAATAGGTATTCTCCATATGGAGGTTCCCCTATACCGGAATCTCTGAATATATGTTGAGTTTCAATTCCCTGAAGCATTTTGTCGATTACTATGCCCTTCCACTCACAGCCTAACGCGTTATCCACTTTAAAACTAGTTTTTCGGTACTGCAGATCTGCAATTTAGGCGATGATTCACAGGCAATAAAGAGGCAAAGTAAACTAGATTCATAAAGATTCTGCTTTACCACAAGACCGGCCCATATGCTTGTCCAACCAAAAAAAAGGACAGGGACATGTACTTCTCATTATTACCATTGACACTTCAATGATGATTCTTGTTTCGTCTAGAGAAGGATTTTTTTTTGTGTGCATCTAGTTATTAACTGTGTGTATTTGAATGGTTCAACTTCTTTTCTTGTTTCTTGGGACATGCTAGATTCTTACATATGGAGTTATAGAAGATGATAGAGGTTATTTTTATTTGTTGATAAACTGTAGAAGATCATTATGTAGGTAGCATTCAATTGCTTTAAATTCTTTGTGTCAGGTATGGAGGCCGTAGGGGTTGTGACAGCTGTTGGTCCCGGATTGACGGGGAGGAAAGTTGGAGACATTGTTGCATATGCTGGCAATCCTATGGGTGCATATGCTGAGGAACAGATCCTTCCTGCCAATAAAGTTGTGCCTGTTCCTCCCTCTATTGAGCCCACTGTTGCAGCATCCGTACTTCTCAAAGGCATGACTGCTCAGTTCCTACTGCGCCGCTGCTTCAAAGTACGTAAATCATAGTTTTACAGCAGCCcagtttcctttctttctttttccatcGTTTCCTCCTTTGGTTGAACGGGTCATGCTTATATTACAAACTAGATGATTTGCTTATATTACAAACTAGATGATTTGGATTATGCAGTGCAGAAAAAGTCCTCATCCATTAACATCCATCAGCATACAAGCTTTAAGAACTCTTAAACGGGCATGATGGAGTGTTGTTTTATGATTTATGAATATTTTATCTACATGTTAATCAGTGCAATCATAATATAAGGACCATTTTTAGGGAAGATACTCAATACTATTTGATCAACTCTTATTACTGGAAATTCAACCTTCAGATATTGACTGCACTACTAATGGATGATTAGCAATTAGATGTACATCCCGTGATGGAGGTTCTTTTATTAAAGTAAACTAATCTATAGTTTGGTGATCCAGCAGGTTGCTAGATCCTATTGCTTTTGACAATAGCATCGTGTTTCTCATAGTTAATGCATGAGTAACTACAACTTGATGAAGTAAAAGGCATAGTATCCAGTGGTATGTCTAGGTGTGATTTAGGAGTTGAGGGCTAGTTATCTAGATGAGCATACCACAGATGATTATGGATCTTTTCCTCTTCTACTTTTTGAAGACTTTCCAACTTCTAAATTTTCCCGAgcattttgtttttaattttttgagATAATGAGAGAAATAGAAGACAAGGACATTAAAACTATGTATCCTATATGCATTACAAAGACATAAGTATAGTCCCTACTCCATTTTTGACTCCAGTATCTGGCAGATTTGTGCTCTGGATGGCTATGCTTCTTCTAAGATCCTGATATTCTCAGTACCAGAGCAACTTTGGGGAGCTGTCGAGTGGCTGATATTCTTTAATTTCCTGTTCCTTTTAATTGATTGTTTGCAGCTAGTTAGTGTAGCAGGAAAAACATcaggaaataaaaaataaagaaaaaaaatgaattgTTCGAAACCTTGAAGGTCATGGTATACGTTTTATCATGAGTGCGTTGTTTTACTAGTTTCTAGTTTTCTAAAAGGTTAAGTGGTTAACATATGGTATCTCCGATCTCTCCCGATCAGTGTCAGGTACCCCATAAATTGAATTGTTAGAGATTTTCAGAATCCCTTGGGAATCCCGGACCATGGGAAGGGGGGCAAATGCTTTTAAACTAAATTTGAAGGTTGAGGCAGTCAGAGTTTGTAGAATAGTATGCTATAACCCAAGGGTTTGGCCAAGTGATCAATAAAGTCGgaggagaaccatgaggtctcaagTTCATATCCCACCCAGTGGAGGTAAAAAATACTCGGTGATTTCTTCTCATATGCCCAAGCCTTGGTGAGAAGAGTTACCCGGTATCTGTGCCGGTGAGAGGTAGCAGGTACCCTTAGTTGAGATGCTCGCAAGCTGGCCCATAAAACCACCgtcatgaaaaaaaataaaaaatagcatgTTATAAATCCAACATGCTGAACATGAACCATCTCTGCTTCCCAGAGCAGTGATTTTGCAGCACTACTAACTGAATTAAGAGACCGACGAACAGGAAGGAAAAGAAATGACCTTTACATGATTTTTGCATGTAATGTTTAGGATATTATCCATCCATTTCCTTTTAGTTGAAACTTTATAACTTTTTAAATCCTTTTTAGTTGAATTGTTTTTTCTCTCTCTTAGTTTCTTAATTACAAACTAATATAGATTCTTTACTTTCATCAAATTATACTGTGTTGCATCGTATTACAGGTTGAACATGGGCACACAGTACTTGTTCATGCTGCAGCAGGTGGAGTTGGCTCCCTATTGTGCCAATGGGCAAATGCCCTTGGTGCTACAGTCATTGGGACTGTATCAACTAAAGAGAAGGCAGCCCAAGCAAAAGATGATGGCTGTCATCATGTCATAATATATAAGGAAGAGGATTTTGTCACTCGTGTCAATGAGATCACATCTGGCCAAGGTGTTGAAGTTGTCTATGATTCTGTTGGGAAAGATACCTTTCAGGTATTGGTATTTAAATTCGTTCTTTGTCAACAAGTAGTCTCAATTCACTTACAAGAAAACAATGCATTCATCAGAATGGTGAAGTTTGTTCATGTAGGTTTGGGTTTGAAATAATTTAgataaatgtatatttttagccgctcctaaaaataatagccgacaaaatatgtattttttgtatatatgtgtATGATATACAAAACAAATACATATTTATACACTTTTTGGCTAGCGAATGCAAATAATTTTGTATTTTCCCTTGAATTTATCATAATCTCTTTAAATGTTGGAGATCATAATCTATTTAAGGTTAATCAGAAGTTGCAAAATAGGCAATAATTCCAACTTCTCAAGGCAAATTGAACGTGACATGTTTAGCCGAAAAGAGAATGAATGAACAAGAAAACAAGGATAGAAAGTATTTGTTGCGTTTATGCCTTTTCCTGAGTAGCCTTTAATTAGGAATTTGTTTTTTCATCAGGGATCATTAGACTGCTTAAAAACTCGTGGATACATGGTGAGTTTCGGGCAGTCATCTGGCTCACCAGATCCAGTACCTTTATCAGCTCTTGCAGTGAAATCGCTATTTCTGACTAGGCCGAGCATGATGCACTACACAATAACAAGGGATGAACTACTGGAAACTGCTGGAGAGGTATTTGCAAATGCTGCATCAGGTGTTTTACGTGTCCGTGTCAATCATACTTATCCCTTGTCTCAAGCAGCACAAGCACATGCTGACCTTGAGAGCAGGAAAACATCTGGATCAGTTGTGCTAATTCCAGACTTTGGGTGCTGATCCCACATGA
This sequence is a window from Nicotiana tomentosiformis chromosome 5, ASM39032v3, whole genome shotgun sequence. Protein-coding genes within it:
- the LOC104093590 gene encoding uncharacterized protein, encoding MGFSRITPFAFQHSHNLLLPKSFISSLSLSSRLTRNTTSNHKIKCILLAVRAHSAAAPTMVKAIRVHELGGPEVLKWEDVQVGEPKDGEIKVKNKAIGLNFIDVYFRKGVYKAAALPFTPGMEAVGVVTAVGPGLTGRKVGDIVAYAGNPMGAYAEEQILPANKVVPVPPSIEPTVAASVLLKGMTAQFLLRRCFKVEHGHTVLVHAAAGGVGSLLCQWANALGATVIGTVSTKEKAAQAKDDGCHHVIIYKEEDFVTRVNEITSGQGVEVVYDSVGKDTFQGSLDCLKTRGYMVSFGQSSGSPDPVPLSALAVKSLFLTRPSMMHYTITRDELLETAGEVFANAASGVLRVRVNHTYPLSQAAQAHADLESRKTSGSVVLIPDFGC